A single region of the Drosophila takahashii strain IR98-3 E-12201 chromosome 2R, DtakHiC1v2, whole genome shotgun sequence genome encodes:
- the LOC108066797 gene encoding uncharacterized protein: MFTISLILVVAVSGMQATDYILELEELYSPCTNGPNGSIPLDEAFNVENFQYEIKPNGIHVSGNVTTVWNFVRTDRLAGRMNVLKYNRGSWEPTMFNIATYQVCNVIFDKNSYWYKWWFQYIVNQEDLKQNCITTKDTVLVHSPFVVKLGLERIFGPPMQGRYKAVIIFEVFDENNVRRPLSTCFEVRGRVEKKTNVYS, encoded by the exons ATGTTCACCATTTCGTTGATTCTCGTTGTGGCCGTTTCGGGAATGCAAGCCACGGATTACATTCTGGAACTTGAGGAGTTGTATTCGCCATGTACCAACGGCCCAAACGGATCGATTCCTCTCGACGAAGCCTTTAATGTCGAAAATTTTCAATACGAAATAAAACCCAACGGCATTCACGTTTCGGGAAATGTGACAACCGTTTGGAACTTTGTGCGCACCGATCGCTTAGCA GGCAGGATGAATGTTTTGAAATATAATCGCGGTTCTTGGGAACCAACAATGTTTAACATAGCTACGTACCAAGTGTGCAATGTGATTTTCGACAAGAATTCCTACTGGTACAAATGGTGGTTCCAATACATTGTGAACCAGGAGGATTTAAAGCAGAATTGCATCACAACGAAAGAT ACCGTTCTGGTGCATAGTCCTTTCGTCGTGAAGCTGGGCCTAGAACGTATCTTCGGTCCGCCCATGCAAGGACGTTATAAGGCGGTTATCATTTTTGAAGTGTTCGATGAAAATAACGTACGGCGACCGCTTTCAACGTGCTTCGAGGTTAGAGGTCGTGTTGAGAAGAAAACGAACGTGTATTCATAA